TATATATCAGCGCTAAGCGAAGAGCTGCTAGCTAGGCATTGCATGCTAACTCCTTTCTGTCTCTCCCCGTTCTGTTCTGCTTGACTCTTCCAGGTTCCAGCCGATCGATCAGCAGAGATGGAGATCAGGCGGCGGCGGGCACTGGCGATGGCCCTGGCGGCGGTGCTGGCCGCCGTGACTGTTGCTCGGGTGGCCACGGCTGCGACAAGTTACACGGTGGGGGCGCCGGATGGGCTGTGGGACATGCACACGGACTATGCTGAGTGGGTCGCCGCCAGGACGTTCCACCCCGGCGACAACATCAGTAAGCTAGCCGCACTAACTAACAGTACCGATTAATTAACTCACACACCCATTGCGCAGTTTAGACTAAAGTGACCGAAGTTAACAAAGCCTTTTTTAGGGCATTAACAAAGCCTTTTTATTTAACCTCTTCTCCTGCGCGCGCTGTGCTGCAGCGTTTACGTACTCGAGAGAGCTGCACGACGTGGTGGAGGTGGGCAAGGCCGGCTACGACGCCTGCTCCAGCGCAAACAACGTCTCCGCCTTCCGCTCCGGCAACGACGTCGTCGCGCTCACCACCGTCGGCACGCGCTACTTCCTCTGCGGCCTCACCGGCCACTGCGACAGCGGaatgaagatcagggtcgacgtggTCGCCGCGTCCACCGGTCCCGTAGCCGCGCCGCCCACCACGTCTGCCGGGGGTAACGTCGTCGCAGGCCTTGGCGCGCTCGTGGTGACGCATGCTCTCCTTGCCAGCATCAGCGTCTGGTGAAGTGTGTACGTACGTCCGTAGTATGCTTCTGGTATCgctttttttattttggtttgtgCTTTTGGTATCGCTGCTTGTGATTGATATTTCACTTTTTCTTTCCGGTGGATCGCGTGTTCGGATTAAAGCATACGTTTATAACTTGGTATCTGGAAATTTCCCACCAGCCACTTGTACTGGCTTGACTTCTGCATTCGAACGGACACAACCAAATTATTAAACccattaagagcatctccaacagacgccgATCGCGCCGCACGCAAAAAAACACATATACCGCGCGCGCATCGGCTGGTTTGACACGGCGCGCTGCGCCCGTTCCAGCagtcgcgctaaaatgcagcgcgcgctcaTTCTAGGTTATTGGAAAATAGATAGATTGCATAGATTTTaacgatacaaaggtattttacatccGAAACATAGATTGCATAATAATTAAAAATGACAAACGATAAAAAACGAGATAGATTGCATTAAAAAAACTACTCTAAGTCgctatcatcactatcatcatcctcctcGGCGGTGTTGTCCGAGGTATCCAGCCAGATGTCCAACCACCGATCATTGTTCGGCGTGAAGAACGACTGCCCACCTGCTTCAACGAGATCGGACTGCGCGTTCGTCAACGCCTTGCGCCGACGCCTGTCCAACCCCGCCTCGCGGCGCCTTCGCGTGTCCTCCTCGCGACGCCTTGCCCAGTAGGCCTGCTcgtaggcgacgtcctccgggtggcggtGGCGCCACTCCGCCgtgacccgctcgtcctcctgggcgacgaggaggcagCGCTGCTGCTCGGTGTGCTCCGCACGGTCTTGTGCCGTGTTCAGACGCGGCGGCGAGGCACGGTCGAGCACTTGCTGGAGCGTGTAGACATCCT
This sequence is a window from Triticum dicoccoides isolate Atlit2015 ecotype Zavitan unplaced genomic scaffold, WEW_v2.0 scaffold110996, whole genome shotgun sequence. Protein-coding genes within it:
- the LOC119342957 gene encoding mavicyanin-like, whose protein sequence is MEIRRRRALAMALAAVLAAVTVARVATAATSYTVGAPDGLWDMHTDYAEWVAARTFHPGDNITFTYSRELHDVVEVGKAGYDACSSANNVSAFRSGNDVVALTTVGTRYFLCGLTGHCDSGMKIRVDVVAASTGPVAAPPTTSAGGNVVAGLGALVVTHALLASISVW